Below is a window of Myxococcaceae bacterium JPH2 DNA.
CGGTGGAGGTGGACCTGCCCCGCGCGGCCAACGGCGGCGAGACGGTGCAGGGCCTGGTCAACGTGGTGCTCGACAAGGACGGGAAGTTCTTCTTCGACGGCGCCGAGGTGAACGAGGCGGACCTGTCTCGCAAGGTGGCCGAGGCGGTGGCGAAGGACAAGGAGACGCGCGCCATCATCAGCGCGGATCAGTCCATCCCGTACGGCCGGGTGATGCGGCTCATCGACGTGGTGAAGGGCCAGGGCATCGCCAAGTTCGCCCTCAACATCGAGAAGGACGTGGCCCCCGTCCCCGCGGCCGCGCCCGCCACGCCCTGAGGCGCACGTCATGAGTCAGGCGGTCCTCGACGCTCCCCTGCAGCCCCGCGACCGCGCCACGCGCGGGGTCGTCGCGTTCCTGCTCATCTC
It encodes the following:
- a CDS encoding biopolymer transporter ExbD; amino-acid sequence: MAGGASDNDEEITGINVTPLVDVVLVLLIIFMVTANFIVRETVEVDLPRAANGGETVQGLVNVVLDKDGKFFFDGAEVNEADLSRKVAEAVAKDKETRAIISADQSIPYGRVMRLIDVVKGQGIAKFALNIEKDVAPVPAAAPATP